The genomic segment AGTGCAGGGTacaatattattcttttaatgtctgaACTCCTGATATTCTGGAAAGTACAAGGTACTCTGCAGACATGAATCACATATTGGAATCTCAGGCCACAGCAGAATGGAGAGAGCATGTCCTCAGATGACAGCTTCCAGCATACTCCAGAGCTAGCTAGCCTCACTAATGACATCATTCCTCCAAGATATCTGTAGTGACACAGCCTTGCCTAAAGAGATTTCAGAGAGACGGCACTACACCATAGGCTGGTCCTAAAATTCAGCCGCAAAAGCACCAGAACCCGATGTTGGTATGAACATCTTCAGTCTGAGTTGCTGAAAGACTTGTGTTCTTTCACAGGACCCAGGAGAGAAACTGAACTGAGTGTTGAGATTTTATTAAGTTCAGGAATACtgggtcttttttctttgagTATCACCAAGTCAAGAATTTATTATATCCTGTAGGATGGGAAACAATTTTATGTACTTAAACCAAGATACCACACAATCCCTGCTTTCTGGTTCAGCTATTTCGTGCTGAACCTGATTCCCTCAGGATGCTTATCAGCCTCTAATTTTGTGATGCTGAAGACATTTAGCTTTCTGGCTTCTTAATGTGTAAACCAGCTTGAAAGGCTGTCTTAGGACAACTGAAGAAGAGAAGCTTTTAGAAGCTTACTAGGATTCTCTGAGTATAAGTTTCCCTCCTAAAATCCATTTTTCCCAATTTAGAATCTATCATGCTTTCCCTCTAggaggaggtgtgtgtgtgtgtgtgtgtgtgtgtttttctgacCTGTCTGGAATGTAAAGCTATTTGATGGCTGTCAGAATCTTCTCCCTCATTGAGGAAAGGAATGATCCCTCCGTTAGAAACACCACTGCCTCAGGGATTCCATTGAATGTGAAGTGAGAAAAGCAACTTCCTGAGAGTGCTTAATATCACATTTTTCATCCTAAATTCTAAAATTACATCTTCCCCATTGCTCCAACTATACTATTTCGGTTAAtgaactttactttttttcttccagtcatAATGTAGAGATGAAGCTTTGGCCAGAGCCCTGGAGATGGGGTCAGAACATCCATGTTCCAGTCTTGGTTCTTCTACTTGCTTATTGGCAACAGCCCAGTCGACAGCTGTGTGGCAGGAAATACTACTGTCCTGCCTGCTTCCCCCGACTCTCGTGAAGGTGCAAAATGACACAGTGGTCAATCACACACATGGAGGGCCCCGTGCCCAGAAGAGATGATAAGAGAAGCCAGACGCCGGTGAGGGAGAAACATGGGGTCTGTGCCCAGatgcttgggtttgaatccccTCTCTGCTACTCACTGACTGTGTGATCTGAGGCAAGTTACATCACGGCTCCAGGTTTttgttcccccaccccacacccctgtgCAAAGGAGTTGCTGCTGGTGATGGGATCTGTGTCTCACGGTTGTCGTGACAACTCATCGAGTTAATACCTGGGAaatacttagaacagtgtctagACATATGGTCAGTGCCCAGGAAAGGTCAGCGTTCTAGCTGaggcttccttctcctttctcccaatACTAAATCAAACATCAGATCTTACGAGCTCTCTCAAAGACAGCTCCTTCTTCCCGATCCCACTAGCCCCTTCCAGGCCTTCATTGTCCCACTCATGGGTGCCTGAGCAGTGACAGTGCTGGACTCTCTCACCTCCCTTGTTCTAATCCCACCTGGACCCAGCCAGAGATCACTTCTCTCCAAACATCACTTTGAATCAATTATTCCATGCTTCAAATTCTCGATGACTCTCAAAGACTTACAGAATCATGTTAACACTTTACACTACAATTTAAGACATTTTGTAAACTAAACCCAGCTTTCTGTCTCTCAGCACTCAGATATAACCCCTCTATCTTTACCCCTCTACCCCTCTACAAaaccattttctctgttcttgagCAGAGCTGTGACTCCTTGCCTCCATGTTATTGCTCATTCCTTTTCTCCAGCATGGAACAGACTCCCTCCTTGGCCGGTTACTAAGAGGCCATGTGTCTAGTGGTTAAGAGCCCCAGCCTGGATGTCCAAATGGCTGCCATTAGTCTCCTGTCTCCCCACCTTCCTGGCCAGATGACCTTGAGCAgctttttttcctattctgtgtGCTTCATGAGTACTTACTCTTATTACTGTTCGAGGAAAATCTATTTTCAATGGTAATCTATTGATTCAGGAactatttaattatgtttttagtTAACTGATGTTTTACTATAGTGTGTGAATTAGAACTCAAAacgaaattaaaatttttcttatctcTGTTGTTCCAAAACgttttctgttggtttttgttttatttggttttgttttgttgctgaaGAACCTCAGACTCATCAGGCACTTCAGCAGTAATTGGACAACATTCTACTTCCTTTGAAGGCTAATTCCTTTATGTTCTTACTCTGCACAAAGCTAATCTAATTACTCTTCCCTGGGTCACCTGAGAACAATGACCCAGATTTCAGATTAGCCAAAGGAGAACACAGGTGACCCCACTGTGGGAGGGCAAGGGCTCTGCACTGGAGAGATTAGGGACGTCAGCCTCAGAAACCTAGCAAAACAACATAGAATCAAGTCAAAGAGAAAGACCTAGGCCACAAAATTGTCAACAAATCAGTGAAGAACGTTTGTTTTAGTCCCCCTTGCCCCAAACATGGGACTATAAGACAGGCAAGACACCACAACAAAGTGGGCTCTCTCTGGTCTGTTCCTTACAAGCACTGAAAAAGCTTTAGGCTCAAGTTTGCCTCAATTTAAATGCACAAAAACAAGTTTACACCCAAGTCTACATCTTTTCCTGTCTCTGGATCTGGAGTCCCCTGACCAGAGAACATGGGTCACCCTCAGGACCCAATCTTCACCTCACCCTCTTCTCTCCCACTCACCTCTCTACTCACCTGTATTCCTCTACCCCCTTCCTGCAAACGGCTCTGCCTTTTTTTGTAGTTGatatacagtgttttattttattcagaggTACAACATAGTGAGTAGACAATTGTGTACATTACAAAATGTTCACCACAGTAAGTGTCATCATCATCTGTGTCCGTACAACGTTAGGACAagattattgactatattccctgtgctggaCTATTCGTCtccgtggatggaactggagctTTGTACCTCTGaatccccttcatctgttttacccatcccccaccctcctctcttctGGTAACCCCCAGTTCTCTGTACTTataagtctgtttctgttttttgtttgtttattggttttggtttttcgaTTCCACTTATAAGTGAAGCcctatatttgtctttctctgtctgacttatttcacttatcatgaTATACTCTaggccatccatgttgttacaaatggcaagatctctctcttttttttttttttttttttttacctctgagtaatagtccatcctgtgagaaagcaagcagaagaaaagagattGAGAAGGAGATTTGAGAATGATGggggaagaaatacaaatatctcCCCCTCTACTGTCAAGACAGACTCTGGCTTCCAaggataaaattaatatttggggCCTATAAAGTAAAGGCAAAGCACGGAAAGCAAAAATACAAGATAGCTTTCCACTTTTAGAAAACGAAAACAAGGAACTTAGTTAGCCTGTATATAGAAAGtatctttaaattatatttttggtcTATCTCCTAGGGAAAGTATTATTCTCTCTAACTTCTGGTTGGTTGGTGACCCAGAACTTGTCTGACAATGTCATTCTGTTTATGGTGGCTCTATGGTGGGCAGAATAATGCCCCTCAAAGCTGTGTGTATCACAAACCCCGACCTGTGAATATGGTCTCTCACCTAGAAAAATGGAATGTGCAGATGAAACTAAGGATACTGAGATATGGAGaatatcctggattatccaggtggaccCACTGAACTCACAGGGGTGCCTGTAAGtgaaagggggaggcaggagtCTGTGTCAGTGATGCAGCCTGAGAATAGCTTGACTATCCATCACTGGCTTTGAAGTTAAAGGAAAAGTCAAGAGAAGCTGGAACAGGTAAGCAAACAgattttcccctaaagatttcAGAAGGAAtacagccctgctgacacttgattttagcccagtgaaacccATTCAGACTGATCCCACCACTAGAATTTTAAgatgattgttgttgttgttttaaagcaCTAAATTTGTGGTGGTTTGTTATagcagcagtagaaaactaatacagtggCTGTAGAACTATTTCCAGAGCACACTAATATCTGTCAGGGCATGTTTTAGCTTTGAGTTACTATCACCTTGCCACAGCTATTGTGGATTAATCCCTGAGAGTCTTGGTTATGACTTTGAGTCATTACTAGACTCTCAaccataaatgaaagaataagcagTTGTAACCCCAGTAGTATTCATACTTGTTCATGGAAGACGTACAAGCCATGCCCCAGAGAGACAGTGTGATCAAGCACAAAACAAGAGCCTGGAAAAATTCAGAAAGTGGTCGTTAATTTTAGATTCCAGCTGCACTTGATCAGCTCAGAAACCACAGACCCCAGAACTCTGGTACATTGGTCATCACTCCTTTGGCTCTCCTGTGTCTCCTGCTAAGGATGTCAGGTTTTGTTCTAACGCAATGACCTTGAGGGGGAGGTCAGAGGAGAAAGGGACAGTTGGAGGGCTTCACAGTGCTCATTCCCAGGGCAGATAGATGCAAAATAATCAGATTTGCTCCACTGTCCAAATTGATAATCCAACAGGCATCTCCTGAAGGTCATTATGCTAAACAGTGTCTGTCCCTTGTTCCAGACTGTctagaggagaaggaagagagaaggaaaagaaaaaccagcatATCGGTGGTGAGctaatacatattttagaatcattcattaaattttaaaagggcGGTGGGGTTAACCCTCAAGTAGTCAGAAATTTTACAGAATCAGTGTTGctgattttctgaatttctggtCATCAGTATTTTAGCATGCAGCTTGCTGTTTTGTCTTGAAAGcctttttcttttagcttctgtGATGTAttgcctcctccttcctccccacacaGGCATAGAACCGATTGAGAATCACAGGGTTTAGAAAGACAAGCATCAAAATGTCAGTTTTATTACTGATGAACTTTTGGAGGATTGTTCTTACGTGTGGGGCAACAATAGGCTTTCTTTTTAGCACCTCTGCATGAAGCAAAACAACCTACTGAGTCAAGGTCAGCTCGAGAAAATGATCCAGCCCCAGGGAACAGAACTGCCCACCATCACATCCCAACAAGAGTCCTGAAGGGGCTGAGATAGGCTTACCCACTTTCCCCCTACCTCACTGATTCCAAGGACGGTTGTcccagggaggaggaagtgaggagcagaaagagaCCAGGAGGACTATCCTAGTAAAAGCTCTTCAGCCTGGGTGTGTGAAGAATAGGGAGTGGACGTTCTCCACCTGATAGCTTCTCCTAAATGATCACAAATAGAGCTACGCTGTAATTAAGCTAACTAAGCAATTATATTTAGAGAAATCTTGAAAGCAAAATTAGGGAGAGCTGACTAAGGATCCGTCACCGCCAAGCATGCATGGAAGCAACAGCCTCCAACTCAGCATGACACACGGCATGAGGTGTGTTGCTAGTAATACATAAAGAACGGACATTCACAAATGATGCCTGAGGTCTTTAGCAATTAGAACCAGTTAGAAGTTGTCCCTGTAATGACGTTTTTCCTACTCACCTTAGTTCAGCTCTGCTTTCTTGAGTGGCAGAACAAGGGGAGGACTTACACAAAGCATTCCAGTCTCACTTATCTGTAAAGCTGCTCACAGGGAAGGATTTTTCATGGTAGCATTAATAGCTGCGGCAATGGTGAACTATTGAAATGCCTGGGAGTTGCGATTTTTATAGTtgcttctgcttattttttattttatccaaggGTGAACTTGCTGAAGAAGGgaatgcagatttttattttcctcttagcAGGAATATCAATTTAACAAACGAGTGAGAGTGACCCTACCCTCCTGGTTAATAATGACAGAAGAACTTCAGTATCAGGTAAAAAGCCAACCATGTAATGAAAGATGTGAAATTTTCAAGAATGGTCTTAATATCATGACACAAATTTAAGGCACAAAGTTCAcataaaataaagagtaaaattgGGCAGTTTTCATTTTAGTCTCCTTTTGTACACAGGTGCTCATAAGGAGTTGGGGGTTCAGATTCattttaagtgggatttatttttaaatgaatttttaaaagcagattagctatacatatttacttttattataaaacaatcACTTCAATATATTTAATGGCTTATTGTTCATTTGCTTATAAAATGACCTTATGAAAACTTTTATAAACAGAGAGATTCCCCCATGAAAGTCTTAGGGTACTTTTCCCTTCGTGTTAATGCTACCAGCTCCCCAGTTTGATGAGATTTGTCCAATTCTGAAAATATTGTATGTTATGCTTCCAAACTGCCAAGAAATAAAGTAGGAGAAATGAACACTTTCTTCTGCCCTGAAGCCAAGCTCAATCCTTCTACAACACTCTATCCTCTTAGAAAAGCTTTAGGTTGGCCAAGAAcaagattttttccccttaacaaCAAATCATTGCTGTTGCTAGGTGATTGTGACATAGGAAGAGTAACCTCCAATCAAACAGAAGCCCCAAAAGCTGATTGTCGCATGCCAATATAAATATGagcgctcccctccccccacctttaggcccttctcctctccactctGCCAAGGAGAACAACATCTACCATGGCCAGATCCAACACCAAAAAGAACAAGTGCTCCAGAGGACATCGAAGCCCAATCTCCAAAAAGAGATCACATTCCAGCACTGATTTTGGCCATAGAAATTATTCACTCTACGTTAACAGGGTCCTAAAAGAAGTGGTTCCCCAGAGGAGCATATCATCTCGCACCTTGGACATCATGAACACCCTGATCAATGACATCTTTGAGCGCATTTCTATGGAAGCCTGCAGCCTGATGTGTTTCAGAAATCGCTGTACCCTCACCCCTGAAGATATCCAGAAGGCAGTGTACCTGCTCTTGCCTGGGAAACTAGCTAAGTATGCAGTGGCTTTTGGAAATGAAGCTGTCCAAAGATATGTCCGTTCCTAAACTCCACGTACCAGCGTAATTAAATCTTGGGGAAAGTAAATCAAGCTTACTACCCAAACGATCACTTCACACTGgaattccctcttcttttttataaCATAGCGGTGTTTCCTGctattttcccctccccctcttatTTCTAGAGAAGAATTACTCTGCTATTTTACCTTTTAATGCTCTGGCTAGTTGGGTTTTCCTgacccctgctccctgccagtGTCCCACCTAGAactcttgtttttcctttaagcaTGTAAATCTCATTATATAAATTCAAGGTTTATTTTATTGGTAAGATATCATTAACTGCATACAGGATGCTTGAAGCTAGCTATTCTGACCCCCAAGTCACACTGACTTTGAATTTAGGAAGACAAACATTTAATCAGGAGTATAACAGCACGGataaatttttatcaaaaaagtACTTTCTAGAGCAAACTCTGTTCAACCAATTTAGTTCCTTAACGAGTCTCTATACAGCATGTTAATGATTTCCTTTGTTCTACTTATTTCCTGATTTTCAACAAGTTCAGTCCATAGCCATGTAAATTTTATCTTTACATATCATTGATCTTCACAGTTAGGTTTGGTTCACTGGGATTTACTGTTCTACATTTGTAACATAATAGGACCAACACCCAGGAACCTACTACTCtcaatttataaacttttttttttttaaacaaatgttacttttttatttttggtaaaacaCTGGAGGTGTTTCCCAGTCCCATTTCCCTATCCACTACCCTAAGTTTCGTTTCTTTCCCAATCCCTTGCTTCTCTATGTATGTATTGTTTGTGAGTGTCTCTACATAGTAAGTTGAATTTTGCTTATTTAATAACACGGTGGAATACTGTGTTTTTCTGTGCCTGCCTTTTTCTCTTACTGTTTCTAAGATCTATACCCATTGATATATATAGCTCTAGTTCATTCTTTTCACTCATGGGCTGTATCATATTCCTAGTATGGATatatctgtttgtttttccacCTCTCTTGATGGACgtgttgctttcagttttttctaTTACTACAATGCTGCTATAATGATGAGTTCCAACAACAGCTAAGACAGAGCATTTACTGTAAGCCCagcattttacataaattaaCTTATTGAATCCCTACAGCCTTGTGATAATTTAATAATTCTCCCctcctacagatgaggaaaataaggcaCAGAGAAATAAGCAACTTGTCTGTCCTTACACACCTGTGTCAGTGGCGGAGCTGAGATCTGACCAGGTTAACAGCATCCACTGTGGGCATGTATTGTCTCTTGTGAGCATTGTTGGATATGTATCCTCTGGTACAAATGCACAAGCATTTCTCTAGGTAAAAGACCTAActgtggaattgctgggtcattacTCGACTTAGTAGATATTACTGGGCTAAAGTGTATGTGCCAACTGACATTTAAAGTCAATGAGCGCACTTTGGATTCTTTTGGTTACAAGGAACATACAACTTATATTTCTTCAAGAAAAGGGAATTTCTTGTATGTAAATACTAGGATGGGAACTGAAACTATTCTAGGTGTCTCACTCTTAGGACCCACTCTGTTTCTCCTGGGTTGCTCCCTTCTAAATGCTTCCTTCTCAGAGTTGCCGACGAGTCCATTAGATTCCACTTCCAGGAATACCACAGTAAGATTTTAccgcaataaaaaataaaaaaatttaagtgggTATTTTATATATAGGCATTGATATAGTCAGACTTGAAACTACCTTATTTAAGTTGGGCCCAGACAGAGGTTGCCAGCCATGCTAAAGATCAACTGACCATGATTATATAGTTACCCACCACGCTGCCGTGGGTTGGCCCAAAAAGGACCTCGAAGGTCTACTAGGGTTCAGTGAATTACAGCCATTGGGTCAAATTTGAAAACAGCTCTTTTTTGAATGGTCCCACAAGCcaataaggtttttaaatttttataggggtattttaaaagaaaaaaacaagaatattcaACAAGCCTAATGTGACCCACAAagccttaaatatttattgtctggctctttacagaataAGTTTCCACCTGTGGTCTGTCCAGTGCTGCTTCTTTTGCAGAGTTTGTGACGAAGCAAGTTTTCTAAAGCTTTTCTTGGGACACACATGTTCTGTATAAAAAGCTTACAAAGGTGAAAAGTTCATAGTTGGCTTTTCGAATCATGGCAGAATGGGTAGTACCTACAAATGTACTCAACAATTGGGGCACCAGAGTAACCATTCACAAAAACAGTCTTATTATAAATTGAGGTGTTACAGATGGATTAAGGAAACTAGAAGTTTCTTTATATGTTATTCTCTCTACTTcggtttttgaaatatttcaatagAATTTCAAAAGAGGATCAAGATTCTTGGTAAAAACTCTCTGGCATCGGTTTTGAGTCTGATTATATAAATGTGTGCATGTAAAACTACCCgcattttcaaaaagttttaacCATTTCTTTATTGTGGTCAAATCTATATGATGTAAAACTTGCCATTTTAGCTACTTTTAAGTACATGGTCACAATAAGTCCGTTTACATTATCAGGTGGCCAGCACCACCAGGCATCTCTAGTACatcttcatcttcccaaactgaaactttataaacattaaacaataactccacATACACCCCTTCCCCTGTCCCTTGCAAGTACCATTCTGCTATCTCTCTCCAAGAATTTAATTACTCTAGAAACTTAGTCTAAGTGGAATTCAACAGTATCtctccttttgtgactggcttctttcacttagcacagtatcttcaaggttcatccattgTAACACAAGTCAGGATTGCCTTTCTtttacggctgaataatattccaatgtatgtgtttatcacattttgtttatctagtcATCCTTTGGTAATCACTTGGGTTGCATCTGCCTTTTAGCTTCTGAAAATAATGCCACTATGAACATAGGTGTACACATGTCTCTtcgagtccctgctttcaattctttcagGTATATCCCCagagtttcaggtatataactcagatgtggaattgctagatcatgtggtaattctatttttaacttttttgagaagCCACCATACCATTTTCCTATGATGACTGCTTCATTTTATAGTCTCACCAGCAACACACAAGAGCTCCAACattccacaacctcaccaacacttgttattttctgtttactgttttatatatgtattgtgTATTATAGTCATCCTAATggttataaaatgtttttgattttcatttccttaatgatgagtgatgttgaacatatcttcatgtgcttactggccatttgtacttttactttttttttttaaggttttatttattagagagcatatGCACatacagtggggagaggggcagagggagaaggagaagcaggatccccacttagcaggggcccagcatagggctccatcccaggaccctgagatcatgacctgagccaaaggcagaggcttaaccacctgagccacccaggtgtcctgtactttttctttatataaatgtcttttgcccatatttaaatcaacttttgttgttgttgagatgaaggagttctttctatattctggatattaatcctttcCTAGATAtaggatttgtaaatatttttctcccattccatgggttgtctcttcaCTCTGTTGATAGTATCCTTTGATACACAGAAGTTTTATGAAATCTTtgtctactttttcatttttcattttgtgttatatgccacttaatatttttattgctccttcatgagaaattatttgcaacatttacatatatagagatttttaattttggagtcAATTCATAAATTCAACATAGcttctaaaatttgaaaatagtcTCACACTAGCTAACACATTAAGAAAGGGtcaaaaatatttcagtgcaTAATTTTGACATTAATAGGACCATTTCACCCTTTTTTTCAGTCTTGGACCTAGTTACCTGAGACATTTAAATGACAGGAAGACATAAAGTAGTACACACTGTTAGTAGTCCCCCAGTATCCTTCTTCTCAGAAATAAGACCCCAATTTTTATTTGAGCTCATGGCTCCTAGGACAAAGGCTTCATTTCTAACTCTTCCTTTGACTAGTTGTGTCCATGAGACCAAGTGTAGATGAATGGGAAGGTATT from the Mustela nigripes isolate SB6536 chromosome 12, MUSNIG.SB6536, whole genome shotgun sequence genome contains:
- the LOC132028164 gene encoding histone H2B subacrosomal variant-like, with the translated sequence MARSNTKKNKCSRGHRSPISKKRSHSSTDFGHRNYSLYVNRVLKEVVPQRSISSRTLDIMNTLINDIFERISMEACSLMCFRNRCTLTPEDIQKAVYLLLPGKLAKYAVAFGNEAVQRYVRS